Proteins from a single region of Acidianus ambivalens:
- a CDS encoding IS607 family transposase: MLKPKEVCQRLGISYRTLQSYVKKGYIKPVILQSGKWRFREEDVEKLMGIVRKRKVILYARVSSNAQKDDLVNQVKYLVENVKEYDQVITDVGSGLNMKRKGFLKLLRMILNNEVSKVVVAYPETLTRFGFEIIEEVCKAHNCEIVVLNMEDKTPEQELVEDLISILVSFSGKLYGMRSQKYEKVKKCVEELKN, encoded by the coding sequence ATGCTAAAACCTAAGGAAGTCTGCCAACGCTTAGGAATATCATACCGCACTTTACAGAGCTACGTAAAGAAGGGTTACATCAAACCAGTAATACTACAGAGCGGAAAGTGGAGGTTTAGGGAAGAGGATGTAGAAAAACTGATGGGGATTGTTAGAAAGAGGAAAGTGATCCTTTACGCGAGAGTGTCATCAAACGCACAAAAAGACGACCTGGTGAACCAAGTAAAATACCTAGTGGAGAACGTCAAAGAATACGACCAAGTAATAACAGACGTAGGTTCTGGGTTAAACATGAAGAGAAAAGGATTCCTCAAGTTGTTAAGAATGATACTAAACAACGAGGTGTCAAAGGTCGTTGTGGCTTACCCAGAAACACTGACAAGGTTTGGTTTCGAGATAATAGAGGAAGTGTGCAAAGCACATAATTGCGAAATAGTAGTTCTTAATATGGAAGACAAAACACCAGAACAAGAGCTAGTAGAAGACCTAATCTCAATCCTAGTCTCCTTTAGCGGGAAACTCTACGGAATGAGGAGTCAAAAATACGAAAAGGTGAAAAAGTGTGTCGAAGAACTTAAGAATTAA
- a CDS encoding radical SAM protein has product MISSPDWVRLSFGADMVLGFSPGKFLKGALNTTINLLEYYPDGCKANCIYCGQAREVAKGPECKTLIRVEWPLRKLDDVLNRIKEREGNPEYGLQRICVGQLAHPRASPDAIEITRRIREKGIELQISELVTATYTFKQHMIEMRKAGADMIDVAIDAASKRVFDQVRGKPVRSMHRWERYIQAIDEAVEVFGKKNAGIHLIVGLGETEKEAVELIWYAHSRGAKISLFAFYPELGTPMQNKKPVPLNVYRRIQLARWLIENDLVKLEDFTFDEEGKIVDINIPQDLSLKELTPAFMTSGCPGCNRPYSNERPGSVLKNYPWYPDEKQTLSAIKASKIPSLIKRFVN; this is encoded by the coding sequence ATGATAAGTAGTCCAGATTGGGTTAGGTTAAGTTTCGGGGCAGACATGGTTTTAGGTTTCAGCCCCGGAAAATTTCTAAAAGGAGCATTAAATACTACAATAAATCTCCTAGAGTACTATCCTGACGGATGTAAAGCAAACTGTATCTACTGCGGTCAGGCTAGAGAAGTAGCTAAAGGACCAGAATGCAAAACGTTAATAAGAGTTGAGTGGCCTCTAAGAAAACTTGACGACGTGTTAAATAGAATTAAAGAAAGGGAAGGAAATCCAGAATACGGACTCCAAAGAATATGCGTAGGGCAATTAGCTCATCCAAGAGCTTCTCCAGACGCAATAGAAATCACTAGAAGAATTAGGGAGAAGGGAATAGAATTGCAAATATCTGAACTGGTAACTGCAACGTACACTTTTAAGCAACATATGATTGAAATGAGAAAGGCAGGGGCCGACATGATAGACGTTGCAATCGATGCTGCTAGTAAAAGAGTTTTTGATCAAGTTAGAGGAAAACCTGTGAGAAGTATGCATAGATGGGAAAGGTATATTCAAGCAATTGATGAAGCTGTAGAGGTGTTTGGCAAGAAGAATGCTGGAATTCATTTAATTGTTGGCTTAGGAGAGACTGAAAAAGAAGCTGTTGAGTTAATTTGGTATGCTCATAGTAGGGGAGCTAAGATAAGTTTATTTGCGTTCTATCCAGAACTAGGAACTCCCATGCAAAACAAAAAGCCAGTTCCATTAAATGTTTATAGGAGAATTCAGTTAGCCAGATGGTTAATAGAGAATGACCTAGTTAAGTTGGAGGACTTTACTTTTGACGAAGAAGGCAAGATAGTTGATATAAATATTCCCCAAGACTTGAGCTTAAAGGAACTTACGCCGGCCTTTATGACGAGCGGATGCCCAGGCTGTAATAGACCTTATTCTAACGAAAGGCCAGGAAGTGTATTGAAGAATTATCCGTGGTACCCAGACGAGAAGCAAACCTTATCTGCAATAAAGGCAAGTAAAATACCATCTTTAATAAAGAGGTTTGTAAACTGA
- a CDS encoding PaREP1 family protein translates to MKLQILNWIKEADELLEKGDTVQASEKYYKAAEEAIKLITKTLNIQDVLQKVKNLGRWSSTLLFEGAMSISPEMYSIWSDAWYLHIYGFHEMKLTYNEVKKASYNIHKIIKILNDLFK, encoded by the coding sequence ATGAAATTGCAAATCTTAAATTGGATTAAAGAGGCTGATGAACTGTTAGAAAAAGGCGACACAGTACAAGCATCAGAAAAATACTACAAAGCTGCAGAAGAAGCAATAAAACTCATAACAAAAACATTAAACATACAAGACGTACTACAAAAAGTAAAAAACCTAGGAAGATGGTCCTCAACTTTACTTTTTGAAGGAGCTATGTCAATCTCCCCGGAAATGTACTCTATCTGGAGCGATGCATGGTATTTACACATTTACGGATTTCATGAAATGAAACTAACATACAACGAGGTCAAAAAGGCCTCATATAATATTCATAAAATAATAAAGATCCTAAACGATTTATTTAAATAA
- a CDS encoding radical SAM protein — protein sequence MKYVFGPVPSRRFGRSLGVNVVPLKVCNWNCIYCQLGRTTTFINEERNFFDEEEIKKEIEEAVKIFDYDYLTFIGDGEPTLYSKLGELVRWSKKIQDKKVAVFTNGGRLYVDKVRKDLSPADVVKVSTDAGDERTFRIVDRPHREITFPKFLEGLQKFREEFSGEIWAEVMLVKGINDKEDELEKIGEALASFNPDKVHIMVPTRPPAEKWALPPSAESLIKAGKIISKYVREVYIIDYVERGKFYVDPKNPLESLLLTLKIQPMTEDEIREVCKEHNIDLKEVMKVAKEVEFNGIKYFVY from the coding sequence ATGAAATACGTGTTCGGACCTGTACCTTCAAGAAGGTTCGGCAGATCACTAGGCGTTAATGTAGTTCCGCTCAAGGTGTGCAATTGGAATTGCATATATTGTCAATTAGGTAGAACTACGACTTTCATAAACGAAGAAAGGAACTTTTTTGACGAGGAAGAAATTAAGAAAGAAATAGAAGAAGCTGTAAAGATCTTTGATTACGATTACTTAACTTTTATAGGTGACGGCGAGCCAACTCTTTACTCTAAGCTAGGAGAATTAGTTAGGTGGAGTAAGAAAATTCAAGATAAGAAAGTTGCAGTATTTACTAATGGAGGCAGGCTTTATGTGGATAAGGTTAGAAAGGACTTGAGTCCGGCAGACGTTGTTAAAGTTAGCACTGACGCAGGGGATGAGAGAACTTTTAGGATAGTGGATAGGCCTCATAGAGAAATCACTTTTCCAAAATTCTTAGAAGGCCTACAAAAGTTTAGGGAAGAGTTCAGTGGAGAAATATGGGCAGAGGTAATGCTAGTTAAGGGAATAAACGATAAAGAAGATGAGCTTGAAAAGATAGGTGAGGCCCTCGCCTCGTTTAATCCAGATAAAGTTCACATAATGGTTCCTACAAGGCCACCGGCAGAAAAATGGGCTTTGCCACCTTCAGCAGAGTCGCTAATCAAAGCAGGAAAGATAATCTCTAAGTACGTACGCGAAGTTTATATAATAGATTACGTTGAGAGAGGAAAGTTTTACGTAGATCCTAAGAATCCTTTAGAAAGCTTACTTTTAACCTTAAAAATACAGCCAATGACTGAGGACGAAATAAGGGAAGTTTGCAAAGAACATAATATTGATTTGAAAGAGGTTATGAAAGTTGCAAAAGAGGTGGAATTTAATGGAATCAAATACTTCGTATATTGA
- a CDS encoding HEPN domain-containing protein: MVSRVNDWIRQAERNLRSAEINYQNELYEETCYESQQTAEKAVKALLSYFHKEQRGHSITFLLQSSSFQIPEEILRCAQELDKHYIPSRYPDAYDQGAPADYYNKDDANRCLDCGRKILSWVKEIVGGTL, translated from the coding sequence GTGGTAAGCAGAGTCAACGATTGGATTAGACAAGCTGAGAGAAATCTTAGATCTGCTGAAATTAATTATCAAAATGAGCTTTATGAAGAAACTTGCTATGAATCACAGCAAACTGCAGAAAAAGCTGTTAAAGCTTTGTTAAGTTATTTTCATAAAGAACAAAGAGGTCATTCTATTACCTTCCTTTTACAGTCATCATCTTTTCAAATTCCAGAGGAAATATTAAGATGTGCACAAGAACTTGATAAACATTACATACCCTCACGTTACCCTGACGCTTACGATCAAGGTGCTCCTGCAGATTATTACAATAAAGACGACGCAAATAGATGCTTAGATTGCGGAAGAAAAATTTTATCATGGGTGAAGGAAATTGTGGGAGGAACTTTGTAA
- a CDS encoding PaREP1 family protein: MSNVNLLSASDVLIKEADELLEKGDTVQASEKYYKAAEEAIKLITKTLNIQDVLQKVREEGYWSLGILHDAVVEISQRLNNDRIIELWKSAVIIFTVSLPKNILIIEAEKVKELVKLADEIANLKLD; this comes from the coding sequence ATGTCTAACGTTAATCTTTTATCAGCCTCAGATGTGTTAATTAAAGAGGCTGATGAACTGTTAGAAAAAGGCGACACAGTACAAGCATCAGAAAAATACTACAAAGCTGCAGAAGAAGCAATAAAACTCATAACAAAAACATTAAACATACAAGACGTACTACAAAAAGTAAGGGAAGAGGGATATTGGAGCCTTGGAATTCTTCACGACGCTGTAGTTGAAATCTCACAGAGACTAAATAACGATAGAATTATTGAATTATGGAAGTCTGCTGTAATAATATTTACTGTAAGTCTTCCTAAGAACATCTTAATAATTGAAGCAGAAAAAGTGAAAGAACTTGTCAAGCTCGCAGATGAAATTGCAAATCTTAAATTGGATTAA
- a CDS encoding PQQ-like beta-propeller repeat protein — MNLKILVGLFILGIIILSAMTFLNFTTIVAQDKGDQQPKGPIVYTYTEYNGTYFPHILTVVYYPCNATCSNLGFPSVWPVSNENQCHNAVVNTTCQALIEGVDWQLPLLNYVGGVAIPLSTPPCKLPWAQQLGVKGALVYYTQMVGEPLGVTLACGLLYATEDSMPGSITAINPVTGKIVWMANGLAGPAMNNPVVWHGIVYVSVGGVCFTFSQFVHFEDHQYCKIHRGRCGAVYAFNATNGQLLWMRFTYGEAMPAPAIYDGILAYVTGGGCFVGVNATTGQTLWVDHFPGFIANMASVNYYVLPNGTPLFIAGFTYTAPPYGYIIAVNGLNGHEAWNATMPAPYVGANTGLGDVAPAVDQQLGIVVDNDIANFSNGYVDMVTFALNATNGKPLWAVNTGRGPIPPAYKGGMPLIVGNVVYDGNPSLGTVNAICIKTGKILWSTKLPCLQTPPKFPGGPRGSPTYYHGLLWVSAGQYVYVINPKNGDILTFYWIGGRLGIMNPVIAGNTMFLSNSYGWIVAIPLSQIYPAYIYY, encoded by the coding sequence ATGAACCTAAAAATCCTTGTTGGACTCTTCATATTAGGTATAATAATTCTGTCAGCAATGACTTTCCTCAATTTTACTACCATTGTAGCTCAAGATAAAGGAGACCAACAACCTAAGGGACCTATAGTTTATACTTATACCGAGTATAACGGGACTTATTTCCCTCACATATTGACCGTTGTCTATTATCCTTGCAACGCAACATGCAGCAACTTAGGTTTTCCATCAGTCTGGCCAGTAAGTAATGAAAACCAATGCCATAATGCTGTAGTAAATACTACTTGCCAAGCCTTGATAGAGGGAGTTGATTGGCAATTGCCATTACTTAATTACGTAGGTGGAGTCGCAATTCCGCTATCAACACCTCCATGCAAATTACCTTGGGCACAACAACTTGGAGTAAAAGGAGCATTAGTTTACTATACTCAAATGGTAGGTGAACCTCTAGGAGTTACTTTAGCTTGTGGATTACTTTACGCAACAGAGGATAGCATGCCTGGGAGTATAACGGCAATTAACCCAGTAACAGGGAAAATAGTTTGGATGGCTAACGGCTTGGCAGGACCCGCGATGAATAACCCAGTAGTATGGCACGGTATAGTTTACGTCTCAGTTGGAGGAGTATGCTTTACCTTCTCACAGTTTGTACACTTCGAAGACCACCAATACTGTAAGATACACAGAGGTAGATGCGGAGCAGTTTACGCTTTTAACGCAACTAATGGTCAACTGTTGTGGATGAGATTTACTTACGGTGAAGCAATGCCGGCCCCAGCAATTTATGACGGAATTTTAGCTTACGTAACCGGTGGAGGCTGTTTTGTAGGAGTTAACGCAACTACTGGACAAACATTGTGGGTAGACCACTTCCCAGGCTTTATTGCAAACATGGCAAGTGTTAATTATTACGTCTTGCCTAACGGCACTCCATTATTCATTGCTGGCTTTACTTATACTGCACCACCTTATGGTTATATAATAGCAGTTAACGGATTAAATGGCCATGAAGCTTGGAACGCAACAATGCCTGCACCGTATGTAGGCGCTAACACGGGATTAGGAGACGTAGCTCCAGCAGTTGACCAACAATTAGGAATAGTAGTTGATAATGACATTGCTAACTTCTCTAATGGTTACGTTGATATGGTAACTTTCGCATTAAACGCTACAAATGGTAAACCACTATGGGCTGTGAACACAGGTAGAGGGCCAATACCACCTGCATATAAAGGTGGAATGCCATTAATAGTGGGGAATGTAGTTTACGACGGTAACCCATCCTTAGGAACAGTTAATGCAATATGCATAAAGACTGGTAAGATATTATGGTCTACAAAATTGCCATGCTTGCAAACTCCTCCAAAGTTCCCTGGAGGACCGAGAGGTTCTCCAACGTATTATCACGGCTTACTGTGGGTATCTGCTGGACAGTACGTTTACGTAATTAATCCAAAGAATGGAGATATACTAACATTCTACTGGATAGGTGGTAGGTTGGGAATAATGAACCCAGTAATAGCTGGAAATACAATGTTCTTGTCAAACTCCTACGGTTGGATAGTGGCAATTCCGTTATCCCAAATATATCCTGCATACATCTATTATTAA
- a CDS encoding PaREP1 family protein, with protein sequence MQLPKEIEDAIKKEAKEKGIDEEVLLIDKLSKDLDPQTRYSLYKEKAEELLAEARKYLESKDFIQASEKAWGACASIVKAYAEKRGLEHYRHRQLEEIMSNIISQMNGDKELISEWSTCLRLHSNFYDNFMTEKDLHSSIELVENFVKNMERILTSNEG encoded by the coding sequence ATGCAATTACCAAAGGAGATCGAAGATGCAATAAAGAAAGAAGCCAAAGAGAAAGGAATTGATGAAGAAGTGTTGTTAATAGATAAGCTTTCTAAAGACCTAGATCCTCAAACTAGGTATAGTTTATACAAGGAAAAAGCTGAGGAACTTTTAGCAGAGGCAAGGAAGTATCTAGAAAGCAAGGACTTTATTCAAGCTTCAGAAAAAGCGTGGGGAGCATGCGCCTCTATCGTCAAGGCTTACGCTGAAAAAAGAGGACTGGAACATTATAGGCATAGACAATTGGAGGAAATAATGAGTAACATAATTTCACAGATGAACGGAGATAAGGAATTAATATCTGAGTGGTCAACTTGTTTACGTTTGCATTCTAATTTTTATGATAATTTCATGACGGAGAAGGATTTACATTCGTCGATTGAACTAGTTGAGAATTTCGTAAAAAATATGGAAAGGATACTGACTAGCAATGAAGGATAG
- a CDS encoding CBS domain-containing protein, which yields MLKAIMSSNLKTLDVNATLKDAAELMVSSGIRRVPVTVAGSIIGVVSARTIVKEAINNQNWATEKLSDVAKPAITVDPDTPFRTAAKIMLKYGVGSLIVKGQGIVTERDLAKVIPRVTIPAISVGTTNVLTLPSDSTVMDAAKSMISLGISHIPITSGSDVIGMVSLRDVLKAIHDGNTTGKLSDIASKSLVYEDIDASVEDIADLIVSKYVGAVPLFEGEPKAANLRGIITEWDLVRLYATMVRAHVLIKAEPSKIRGLVAALMATPRVYDVAIVYGPYDLLVTIDVEDPDLIGTTVINSIASMSGVKETTTLIEAEQI from the coding sequence ATGTTAAAGGCAATAATGTCCTCAAACCTTAAAACACTAGACGTAAATGCAACGTTAAAGGATGCGGCAGAATTAATGGTTTCCTCTGGAATAAGGAGAGTCCCAGTAACTGTAGCAGGGAGTATTATAGGAGTAGTTTCTGCTAGGACAATAGTAAAGGAGGCAATTAATAACCAGAACTGGGCTACGGAAAAACTATCCGACGTCGCAAAGCCTGCAATAACTGTAGATCCCGATACTCCTTTCAGGACTGCGGCAAAAATAATGTTAAAATACGGTGTAGGTTCTTTAATTGTTAAGGGACAAGGTATAGTAACTGAAAGAGATTTAGCAAAAGTTATTCCAAGAGTTACAATACCAGCAATTTCCGTAGGTACTACAAACGTGTTAACATTACCTTCAGATTCCACGGTAATGGATGCGGCAAAGAGCATGATATCCTTGGGAATTTCTCACATACCTATAACTTCTGGATCTGACGTAATAGGTATGGTTTCTCTAAGAGACGTACTTAAGGCAATTCATGATGGAAACACTACTGGAAAGCTTTCGGACATCGCTTCTAAGAGCTTAGTTTACGAAGATATTGACGCTTCGGTAGAAGACATAGCTGACTTAATTGTATCAAAATACGTTGGAGCAGTACCACTCTTCGAAGGAGAACCTAAAGCTGCAAACTTACGCGGGATAATAACTGAATGGGACTTAGTAAGGCTTTACGCAACAATGGTTAGAGCTCACGTGCTAATTAAAGCTGAACCATCTAAGATAAGGGGATTAGTTGCAGCACTAATGGCTACTCCTAGAGTTTACGACGTTGCAATAGTTTACGGTCCATACGATTTGTTAGTTACAATAGACGTTGAAGACCCGGACTTAATAGGAACTACGGTAATTAATTCAATAGCGTCTATGTCAGGGGTAAAGGAAACTACAACGCTAATAGAGGCTGAGCAAATCTAA
- a CDS encoding VapB-like antitoxin, translating to MRLAINYIVKGTSYRVVINAEKLKVYEELDNVLKEICEKFNGEVEEYSVSKIVEELPLGKIVMPIATNLTLHSSDIKFSDDDNLNFIIKTLLGTTIGLVAGHLIDSFISREEKVIDIKNPCERKEPSIFQAITEWKEQ from the coding sequence ATGAGGCTCGCAATTAATTATATAGTGAAAGGAACTAGTTATAGAGTTGTTATTAATGCAGAAAAGCTCAAAGTTTACGAGGAATTAGATAATGTACTAAAAGAAATCTGTGAAAAATTCAATGGTGAGGTGGAGGAGTATAGCGTAAGTAAAATTGTGGAAGAACTTCCCTTGGGCAAGATTGTAATGCCAATAGCTACAAATTTAACTTTACATTCATCTGACATAAAGTTTTCTGACGACGATAATTTAAATTTTATAATAAAGACGCTACTAGGTACTACAATAGGATTAGTTGCAGGCCACTTAATAGATTCCTTTATCTCAAGAGAGGAAAAAGTAATAGATATAAAAAATCCTTGTGAAAGGAAGGAGCCTAGCATATTTCAAGCAATAACTGAATGGAAAGAGCAATAA
- a CDS encoding radical SAM protein, whose protein sequence is MRPIYFYAPSLKRYENEYFTSRSGWKAISVTGTYCAFNCKHCNRRVLETMADGSTREKFEKEISTAKGGVIISGGSTPRGDVPVWKYSDILRSRKDLTIIAHTGVVKNEEIARKFKESGVKIALLDMVGDNETIREVLGQPFTVDDYLNSFKYLKKEGIKIVPHVIMGLSKKGEEGDLNAIRLLKEVNPDAVIIVGLMPLVGTAYNEISPPPPSHLINGLKLARDLFNVPVMLGCARPLGSKYSEVEKFAVDYEVDGIAFPEENTIEYAKEKGRKVILSNACCSNVVYDFILRVSL, encoded by the coding sequence GTGAGACCCATCTATTTTTATGCTCCATCTTTAAAAAGATATGAAAACGAATATTTTACGTCTAGATCAGGCTGGAAGGCAATTTCAGTAACTGGAACTTATTGTGCGTTTAATTGCAAGCATTGTAATAGGAGAGTCTTAGAAACTATGGCTGACGGCTCTACCAGAGAAAAATTCGAGAAGGAAATCTCTACTGCAAAGGGAGGAGTAATAATCTCTGGAGGCTCAACTCCTAGAGGAGACGTTCCTGTTTGGAAATATTCTGATATTCTAAGAAGTAGAAAGGATTTAACAATAATTGCACATACTGGAGTAGTTAAGAATGAAGAGATTGCAAGAAAGTTCAAGGAATCTGGCGTAAAGATTGCATTATTGGATATGGTTGGAGATAACGAGACAATTAGGGAAGTATTAGGTCAGCCTTTTACAGTAGATGATTACTTGAATTCTTTTAAATACTTAAAGAAAGAAGGAATAAAGATTGTTCCTCATGTAATCATGGGTTTAAGTAAAAAAGGAGAGGAAGGAGACTTAAATGCAATAAGGTTATTGAAGGAAGTTAATCCAGACGCAGTGATAATAGTAGGTTTAATGCCTTTAGTTGGGACAGCATATAACGAAATTTCTCCACCTCCCCCTTCACATTTAATTAATGGACTTAAGTTGGCTAGAGATTTATTTAACGTACCAGTAATGTTAGGTTGCGCTAGGCCCTTAGGAAGTAAATATAGTGAAGTTGAGAAGTTTGCAGTTGATTACGAAGTGGATGGAATAGCTTTTCCAGAGGAAAATACTATAGAATACGCTAAAGAAAAAGGAAGAAAAGTAATCTTAAGTAATGCTTGTTGTAGTAACGTGGTTTATGACTTTATTTTACGGGTGTCCCTATGA
- a CDS encoding RNA-guided endonuclease InsQ/TnpB family protein → MSKNLRIKSLQPEEEYIYLTYSLENDKKEESKILLENYRVLLQRALDWLWDRTKMERKEVKKSKKVLTKVKITLPKKKQVYKVLRDELEKVNKLASHYVDKAINDAYSILESWKRRAEKGQASLSKPTLRKVYVRVKSTLRKVEGEEVRITVRPYEYVTFSWSHTWFSRRVKGLELGEPVIKEDKVYLPFRYRLPWFTPLDFLSIDSNLYTLDAYDGEKFVTFSMKELYSMKYGMELKRGRIQSFASKHGRKGKELLRKYSHREKNRVLDYIHKFVNKLLEMYPLTLIAVEKLNKQEMFRDTSDKLSKKISKTVWRSIHRVLKYKAPLYGSFLKEVNPRLTSKSCPRCGWVSRKVGRTFHCERCGFTLDRQLNASLNIYLKMCGFPHIRDIPRVWVGVIPLKGRRGNGFPRDSVEAQGLRIRYDFMKIQ, encoded by the coding sequence GTGTCGAAGAACTTAAGAATTAAATCACTCCAACCAGAAGAGGAGTACATTTACCTAACTTACTCCTTGGAGAATGATAAGAAGGAAGAAAGCAAGATATTATTAGAGAACTACAGAGTCCTATTGCAGAGAGCTTTAGACTGGCTGTGGGATAGAACTAAGATGGAGAGAAAAGAAGTGAAGAAGAGTAAGAAAGTACTCACGAAGGTTAAAATAACATTGCCTAAGAAAAAGCAAGTATACAAGGTGTTAAGAGACGAGTTAGAGAAGGTCAACAAGTTAGCTTCCCACTACGTTGATAAGGCAATTAATGACGCTTACTCAATACTGGAAAGTTGGAAGAGGAGGGCTGAGAAGGGACAAGCGTCACTGAGTAAACCAACACTGAGGAAGGTTTACGTTAGGGTAAAATCAACGCTCAGAAAGGTTGAGGGCGAAGAGGTTAGGATTACTGTAAGACCTTACGAATACGTCACATTCTCTTGGTCTCACACTTGGTTTTCACGAAGGGTTAAGGGGCTAGAACTAGGTGAGCCCGTGATAAAGGAGGATAAGGTGTACCTGCCATTTCGTTACAGATTACCTTGGTTTACTCCCCTTGACTTTCTCTCTATTGATAGTAACCTCTATACTCTAGACGCATACGATGGTGAGAAGTTCGTTACTTTCTCAATGAAGGAGTTATACAGTATGAAGTACGGTATGGAGTTGAAGAGGGGTAGAATACAGTCTTTTGCTTCAAAGCACGGTAGGAAGGGGAAGGAGTTGTTGAGAAAATATTCTCATAGAGAGAAAAACCGTGTACTGGATTATATTCACAAGTTTGTGAATAAGTTGCTTGAAATGTATCCTCTCACTCTGATTGCTGTTGAGAAGTTGAATAAGCAAGAGATGTTTAGGGATACTAGCGACAAACTGTCCAAGAAGATTTCTAAGACTGTGTGGAGGTCAATTCACCGTGTGCTAAAGTACAAGGCTCCTCTTTATGGTTCCTTCTTGAAGGAGGTTAACCCACGCCTCACTTCTAAGTCCTGCCCCAGATGTGGATGGGTTTCCCGAAAGGTTGGCAGGACTTTTCATTGCGAGAGGTGTGGGTTCACCTTAGATAGACAATTGAACGCATCTCTCAACATCTACCTCAAGATGTGCGGGTTTCCCCACATCCGTGATATTCCGCGGGTGTGGGTTGGGGTTATCCCGCTAAAGGGGCGGAGGGGTAACGGGTTTCCCCGTGACTCTGTTGAAGCCCAAGGGCTGAGAATTAGATACGATTTCATGAAAATTCAATGA
- a CDS encoding VapB-type antitoxin, with the protein MSTVYSIRIPKKLRELMNSVNVDWQKEISKYIEDRVRKELIRKYIEEGKKNLAKMKNIDNSDLIRENREA; encoded by the coding sequence GTGTCTACAGTTTACAGTATACGGATACCAAAAAAGTTAAGGGAATTGATGAATTCGGTAAATGTTGATTGGCAAAAGGAGATAAGTAAGTACATAGAAGATAGAGTAAGGAAGGAGCTAATAAGAAAATATATAGAAGAAGGAAAGAAAAATTTAGCCAAAATGAAAAATATAGATAATTCGGATTTAATTAGAGAGAATAGAGAAGCTTGA
- a CDS encoding nitroreductase family protein: MREDILEFLMNRRSIRSFQKKDVDNELLKKLIYVANHAPNSMNREPWKFIIIRDEKTKEELSKLHKGASHLLLAPVNIAVVGEPDVSPDTWMVDVVNATMYFVLSAYAVGLGVGWVAAYENETAKKILGIPKEKVLVTLLSLGYPDPEYKPKPKTVKSPEDVILYEKWS, from the coding sequence ATGCGCGAAGATATACTGGAATTCCTTATGAATAGAAGAAGTATTAGGAGTTTCCAGAAAAAGGACGTAGATAACGAGCTTTTGAAAAAGTTAATTTATGTGGCAAATCACGCCCCTAACTCCATGAATAGAGAACCTTGGAAGTTCATAATAATAAGGGATGAGAAAACTAAGGAAGAACTTTCAAAACTGCATAAAGGGGCATCTCACTTATTACTCGCTCCAGTTAATATAGCAGTTGTAGGAGAACCGGATGTAAGCCCCGACACTTGGATGGTAGACGTTGTTAATGCGACCATGTATTTCGTTCTTTCGGCATATGCGGTAGGTCTAGGAGTAGGTTGGGTTGCCGCTTATGAGAACGAGACTGCAAAGAAAATCTTAGGCATACCTAAGGAAAAAGTTTTGGTTACTCTGCTTTCTTTAGGATATCCAGATCCAGAATATAAACCAAAGCCTAAGACTGTTAAAAGTCCAGAAGATGTAATACTTTATGAAAAGTGGAGCTAA
- a CDS encoding nucleotidyltransferase domain-containing protein, with protein MWEELCKEYSKFNPKLVVLFGSYARGDYTNESDIDVLIVSDVFPRDPREGFAMTYTMKFPKVMPVAMNTQVFLKKLIEGSTFILEIIEDGKILCGDKEFEKDVLEKYKEIRKRFRRKGKLWEW; from the coding sequence TTGTGGGAGGAACTTTGTAAGGAATATTCTAAGTTTAATCCAAAGCTAGTTGTACTATTTGGATCCTATGCCAGAGGTGATTATACTAACGAGAGCGATATTGACGTTTTGATCGTTTCTGACGTTTTTCCTCGCGATCCTAGGGAGGGTTTTGCAATGACTTATACCATGAAATTTCCTAAGGTAATGCCTGTAGCAATGAATACTCAAGTTTTTCTAAAGAAGTTGATTGAAGGTTCTACGTTTATTCTTGAAATTATAGAAGACGGTAAAATATTATGCGGAGATAAAGAATTCGAAAAAGATGTTTTAGAAAAATACAAGGAAATTAGAAAAAGGTTTAGAAGAAAAGGGAAGTTATGGGAATGGTGA